DNA from Dietzia lutea:
TCTACGCCAAGCGCCCCCAGGTGCAGGAGCGCCTCACCAGTCAGGTCGCCGACGCGCTGGTCGACAAGCTCGACCCCTCCGGCGTGCTCGTGGTGATCGAGTGCGAGCACCTCTGCATGTCCATGCGCGGGATCCGCAAGGCGGGTGCGGTCACCACGACGTCGGCCGTCCGCGGCATCATGCGGTCCAACGCCTCCACGAGGGCGGAGGCGCTCGGCCTCCTGCGCGGGACGTGAGCGCGCCCGGTCGGCTGCCCCGCCCGGAGCACTGCGCGGTGATGGGGGTCCTCAACGTCACGGCGGACTCCTTCTCCGACGGTGGACGGCATCTCGTGTTCGACGACGCGGTCTCGCACGCCCGGCGAATGGTCTCCGAGGGCGCGGACCTCATCGACATCGGCGGCGAGTCCACCCGGCCCGGCGCGCTGCGGGTCGAGGAGTCCGACGAGGAACAGCGCGTCGTGCCGCTCGTCCGCGAGGTCTGCGGCTTCGCGCCGGTCTCGGTGGACACCATGCGTTCCCGGGTCGCCGCCCGCGCGATGGAGGAGGGCGCGGCGATCATCAACGACGTCTCCGGCGGGCTCGCCGACCCCGACATGCTCCGGGTCGTCGCCGAGCACCGGAGGTCGGTCATCCTCATGCACTGGGTGTCCCCGGACGAGTACCGGGCCGGTGCAGGTGGCCGTGCCGACTACGGCGATGACGTCGTGGGCGCGGTGCGCGACCACCTGGCCCGCCGGGCCGACGCCGCCCTCGCGGCGGGGATCGACGCCGCGGACATCGTCCTCGACCCGGGCCTCGGCTTCGCGAAGAACGGGCAGGACAACTGGGCGCTGCTGCACGGGCTCGACCGGCTCGTCGATCTGGGGTTC
Protein-coding regions in this window:
- the folP gene encoding dihydropteroate synthase yields the protein MGVLNVTADSFSDGGRHLVFDDAVSHARRMVSEGADLIDIGGESTRPGALRVEESDEEQRVVPLVREVCGFAPVSVDTMRSRVAARAMEEGAAIINDVSGGLADPDMLRVVAEHRRSVILMHWVSPDEYRAGAGGRADYGDDVVGAVRDHLARRADAALAAGIDAADIVLDPGLGFAKNGQDNWALLHGLDRLVDLGFPVLVAASRKRFLGSLLPEPDGRPRAVSGRDPATAAITTLSAAAGAWAVRVHDVAPSADAVRVAAAWAAGRAGAR